One Streptosporangium sp. NBC_01495 DNA window includes the following coding sequences:
- a CDS encoding SDR family oxidoreductase, which translates to MTLFSVEGKTVVVTGGSRGIGRMIAAGFVDAGATVYISSRKAAEVGKTAAELGCTAIPADLSTEDGVSALFEAVAERESRLDVLVNNAGATWGAPLEEYPEQAFDKLWGINVKGVFYLTQRFLPLLRAAATPENPARVINIGSVDGLRVPTMENYAYSAAKAAVHMLTRHLSQRLAKESITVNAIAPGPFESKMMAFALDDPAMRAAVASHVPLGRIGSPEDMAGTAIFLSSRAGAYLTGAVIPVDGGISGHA; encoded by the coding sequence ATGACTCTGTTCTCGGTGGAAGGCAAGACCGTCGTCGTCACCGGCGGGTCCCGGGGAATCGGCCGGATGATCGCGGCCGGGTTCGTCGACGCGGGAGCCACGGTTTACATCTCCTCGCGGAAGGCGGCCGAGGTCGGCAAGACGGCCGCCGAGCTGGGGTGCACCGCCATACCCGCCGACCTGTCCACGGAGGACGGGGTGTCCGCGCTGTTCGAGGCGGTCGCGGAGCGGGAGTCCCGGCTCGACGTGCTGGTCAACAACGCCGGGGCGACCTGGGGGGCGCCGCTGGAGGAATACCCCGAGCAGGCCTTCGACAAGCTCTGGGGGATCAACGTCAAGGGCGTGTTCTACCTGACCCAGCGCTTCCTGCCGCTGCTGCGCGCCGCCGCGACCCCGGAGAACCCGGCCAGGGTGATCAACATCGGCTCGGTGGACGGCCTCCGGGTGCCGACGATGGAGAACTACGCCTACTCGGCGGCCAAGGCCGCCGTGCACATGCTCACCCGGCACCTGTCCCAGCGGCTCGCCAAAGAGTCGATCACGGTCAACGCGATCGCCCCGGGGCCGTTCGAGTCGAAGATGATGGCCTTCGCGCTCGACGACCCGGCGATGCGCGCGGCGGTCGCCTCCCACGTCCCGCTGGGCAGGATCGGCAGCCCCGAGGACATGGCGGGCACCGCGATCTTCCTGTCCTCGCGCGCCGGCGCCTACCTCACCGGGGCCGTGATCCCGGTCGACGGCGGCATCTCCGGTCACGCGTAG
- a CDS encoding ABC transporter substrate-binding protein: MLKTGARLVALSLGLSMALATAVLPGAHASSSGASGSGVIGLPAHPALRASAAWAPQPEKRIVRLGATQSMDSMNPFLAVRLISTSIHRWTYGYLTVPDSKTLKPSPDLAESWKTSPDKLTWTFTIRAGATWSDGKPVTAGDAAWTFNKIMTDDAAKTANGPAVENFDTVTAPDDRTLVIKTKKPQASMLELPIPIVPKHVWEGVPDIGTFENETYPAVGSGPYIAVEHSKNNYVKLKANPSYWRGAPAIDELHVVFYENPEAANAGLKKGDVDWIGRLAPPQFQALAGDPNLVQWNTPGRRASYLQFNPGAETAGGEPIGDGHPALKDARVRRAIHHAIDKKALVEQVQNGLAVPADGSIIPPMYQEFFWRAEGDKAVTFDPAEANRLLDEAGYAKGADGIRTMPGGGRKLEMRFSIHTEDPVEDKLAQFLTGWLRDVGIQITTRKLDSNKFTEETGGTALYDIAISGWSVNPDPEEILATHLCSRRPTASGEGGGTESFFCDDKFEKLYQEQLAELDRAKRVDLIKQMQERLYTEAPVIALYYPNNLEGYRKDRIASITPIPEDKGILYGGSGYWPVYSLRAVERPAAPAGEDSGNGVVLAVTAVAAVVAVAGILLLVRRRRTTADDRE; the protein is encoded by the coding sequence ATGCTCAAAACGGGTGCGCGTCTGGTGGCGCTGAGCCTGGGACTGTCGATGGCATTGGCGACGGCGGTCCTTCCCGGGGCACACGCGTCATCTTCCGGGGCTTCCGGATCCGGGGTGATCGGGCTTCCCGCGCATCCCGCCCTGCGGGCTTCGGCCGCGTGGGCGCCCCAGCCGGAGAAGAGGATCGTCCGGCTGGGCGCGACGCAGAGCATGGACTCGATGAACCCGTTCCTGGCGGTCCGGCTGATCTCGACGTCGATCCACCGCTGGACGTACGGCTACCTCACGGTGCCCGATTCGAAGACCCTGAAGCCCAGCCCCGACCTCGCCGAGTCGTGGAAGACGTCACCGGACAAGCTGACCTGGACCTTCACGATCCGGGCCGGAGCCACCTGGTCTGACGGCAAGCCCGTCACCGCCGGGGACGCCGCGTGGACCTTCAACAAGATCATGACGGACGACGCGGCGAAGACGGCGAACGGCCCCGCCGTCGAGAACTTCGACACCGTGACGGCGCCCGACGACCGGACCCTGGTCATCAAGACCAAGAAGCCGCAGGCCTCGATGCTGGAGCTGCCGATCCCGATCGTGCCCAAGCACGTGTGGGAGGGCGTTCCCGACATCGGCACCTTCGAGAACGAGACCTACCCCGCCGTCGGCAGCGGGCCCTACATCGCCGTCGAGCACAGCAAGAACAACTACGTGAAGCTCAAGGCCAACCCGTCGTACTGGCGCGGCGCTCCCGCCATCGACGAACTGCACGTCGTCTTCTACGAGAACCCGGAGGCGGCCAACGCCGGGCTGAAGAAGGGCGACGTCGACTGGATCGGCCGGCTGGCACCCCCGCAGTTCCAGGCCCTCGCGGGCGACCCGAACCTCGTGCAGTGGAACACCCCGGGCCGCCGCGCCAGCTACCTGCAGTTCAACCCGGGCGCCGAGACGGCGGGCGGCGAGCCGATCGGCGACGGGCACCCCGCGCTGAAGGACGCCAGGGTGCGCCGGGCCATCCACCACGCGATCGACAAGAAGGCCCTCGTCGAGCAGGTGCAGAACGGGCTCGCCGTCCCGGCCGACGGCTCGATCATCCCGCCGATGTACCAGGAGTTCTTCTGGAGGGCCGAGGGCGACAAGGCCGTCACCTTCGATCCGGCCGAGGCCAACCGCCTCCTCGACGAGGCCGGATACGCCAAGGGCGCCGACGGGATCCGGACCATGCCCGGCGGGGGCCGCAAGCTGGAGATGCGCTTCAGCATCCACACCGAGGACCCCGTCGAGGACAAGCTCGCCCAGTTCCTCACCGGCTGGCTCAGGGACGTCGGCATCCAGATCACCACCCGCAAGCTCGACTCCAACAAGTTCACCGAGGAGACGGGCGGCACGGCGCTCTACGACATCGCGATCAGCGGCTGGTCGGTAAACCCGGACCCCGAGGAGATCCTGGCCACCCACCTGTGCAGCCGCAGGCCCACCGCGAGCGGCGAGGGCGGCGGCACCGAGTCGTTCTTCTGCGACGACAAGTTCGAGAAGCTCTACCAGGAACAGCTGGCCGAGCTCGACCGGGCCAAGCGGGTCGACCTGATCAAGCAGATGCAGGAGCGGCTCTACACCGAGGCCCCCGTCATCGCGCTCTACTACCCCAACAACCTGGAGGGCTACCGCAAGGACAGGATCGCCTCCATCACCCCGATCCCGGAGGACAAGGGCATCCTGTACGGCGGGAGCGGCTACTGGCCGGTCTACTCCCTGCGGGCGGTGGAGCGTCCCGCGGCCCCGGCCGGCGAAGATTCGGGGAACGGCGTCGTCCTGGCCGTCACGGCGGTCGCCGCCGTGGTGGCCGTAGCCGGGATCCTCCTCCTCGTCAGGCGGCGCCGCACCACCGCCGACGACCGCGAGTAG
- a CDS encoding ABC transporter permease: MSTSPAELTKAPPKDDRGGARRSLARYALVKLGGALLGIGLVVVATFFLFRLIPGDPTIAYTRDVPVTPEQLALLRRQMGLDRPLGEQFLDFVLRTLRLDLGTSYEYRRPVAELIGERVGPTLLLVGTGLAVAVGLGMWQGTRAAWRHGGRFDRFSTGTALTLWSVPTFWLGLLLLMVFAAGMGPIPGLFPTRGMEDVDAPDGPLYLLHVAHHLVLPCLTLVAVVYAQYLLVMRSSLLDEIGQDYVTTARAKGLRDDDVRRRHAVPNALLPTVTLVFMQIGFVVGGAVSVEFVYSWPGLGLLFVEAIRGPDYAVMQGTFMLVCVAVIVMNTLADVVYHVLDPRVRSA, from the coding sequence ATGAGCACATCGCCGGCCGAGCTGACGAAGGCGCCGCCGAAGGACGATCGGGGCGGCGCCCGCCGGAGCCTGGCGCGCTACGCGCTGGTCAAGCTCGGCGGGGCGCTGCTCGGCATCGGGCTGGTGGTCGTCGCGACGTTCTTCCTGTTCCGCCTCATCCCCGGCGACCCCACCATCGCCTACACCCGCGACGTGCCGGTCACCCCCGAGCAGCTCGCCCTGCTCAGGCGGCAGATGGGCCTGGACAGGCCACTGGGCGAGCAGTTCCTGGACTTCGTGCTGCGAACCCTGCGGCTGGACCTCGGCACCTCGTACGAGTACCGCAGGCCGGTCGCCGAGCTCATCGGCGAGCGGGTGGGCCCGACGCTGCTGCTGGTGGGCACCGGGCTCGCCGTCGCGGTCGGCCTGGGCATGTGGCAGGGCACCAGGGCCGCCTGGCGCCACGGCGGCCGGTTCGACCGCTTCTCCACGGGGACCGCGCTGACCCTGTGGTCGGTGCCGACCTTCTGGCTGGGACTGCTGCTGCTCATGGTCTTCGCCGCGGGGATGGGCCCGATACCCGGCCTGTTCCCCACCCGGGGCATGGAGGACGTCGACGCGCCGGACGGGCCGCTCTACCTCCTGCACGTCGCCCACCACCTGGTGCTGCCGTGCCTCACCCTGGTCGCCGTCGTCTACGCGCAGTACTTGCTGGTCATGCGCTCCTCGCTGCTCGACGAGATCGGCCAGGACTACGTGACCACCGCCCGCGCCAAGGGCCTGCGCGACGACGACGTCCGGCGGCGCCACGCGGTGCCGAACGCGCTGCTGCCGACGGTGACCCTGGTGTTCATGCAGATCGGGTTCGTGGTCGGCGGCGCGGTCTCGGTGGAGTTCGTCTACTCCTGGCCCGGCCTCGGCCTGCTGTTCGTCGAGGCGATCAGGGGACCCGACTACGCGGTCATGCAGGGGACCTTCATGCTCGTCTGCGTCGCGGTGATCGTCATGAACACGCTGGCCGACGTGGTCTACCACGTCCTGGATCCGAGGGTGAGGTCGGCGTGA